A single genomic interval of Lentimicrobium saccharophilum harbors:
- the aroB gene encoding 3-dehydroquinate synthase: protein MAKKMQTFKIAGSPVYVGPSALEELRYNLTTLFVNKESVFILADENTDKHCYPLLAGMVPQMERAYKIVIPAGEDHKTLATCEQVWNQMAVAGANRKSLLINLGGGMVSDLGGFAASVFHRGMEYVNIPTTLMSMIDASLGGKTGVDLYSLKNQIGLFAPPAAVYVWSGFLSTLPHRQLLSGYAEMIKHALIADADFWKRLIRIPMAVVSSWDDQILEAIRIKAEIVNADPLEQGSRRLLNFGHTLGHAFETWSLRNDKSPLTHGEAIAMGMICEAYISYRIAGLSHSDRDELVRQILLNFNHYKIPTTAIDELVEITNYDKKNQKGRTMLTLLRNIGHAVEGQQCEPAIIRESLFRFTDFGRLTE, encoded by the coding sequence ATGGCAAAGAAGATGCAGACATTTAAGATTGCAGGCAGTCCGGTATATGTCGGACCATCGGCCCTTGAAGAGTTGCGTTACAACCTGACAACGCTTTTCGTGAACAAGGAATCTGTTTTTATCCTTGCCGATGAAAATACGGACAAGCATTGCTATCCGTTGCTTGCCGGCATGGTACCTCAGATGGAAAGGGCTTACAAAATTGTAATTCCGGCCGGAGAGGATCACAAAACCCTTGCGACCTGCGAGCAGGTGTGGAATCAGATGGCTGTTGCAGGGGCTAACAGAAAATCGTTGCTGATAAATCTTGGCGGCGGCATGGTAAGTGATCTCGGAGGCTTTGCGGCATCCGTTTTTCACAGGGGAATGGAATATGTAAATATTCCTACCACCCTGATGTCAATGATAGATGCTTCACTGGGAGGAAAAACCGGGGTAGATCTTTATTCCCTGAAAAATCAGATCGGGCTCTTTGCACCTCCTGCTGCCGTTTATGTATGGTCTGGCTTTCTGAGCACGCTGCCGCACCGTCAGTTATTATCCGGTTATGCCGAGATGATTAAACATGCCCTGATCGCTGATGCGGATTTCTGGAAAAGGCTGATCAGGATTCCCATGGCCGTGGTTTCAAGTTGGGATGATCAGATTCTTGAAGCAATCAGGATCAAAGCAGAAATTGTAAACGCTGACCCCCTTGAACAGGGCTCGCGCCGGTTGCTTAACTTCGGACACACCCTCGGGCATGCTTTTGAAACCTGGTCATTGCGCAACGATAAATCCCCGCTTACCCATGGTGAAGCAATTGCCATGGGGATGATCTGCGAAGCATATATTTCATATCGTATTGCCGGATTAAGTCATTCTGACCGCGATGAACTGGTACGGCAGATCCTCCTGAACTTCAACCATTATAAAATTCCGACAACCGCCATCGATGAACTGGTAGAGATTACCAATTACGATAAGAAAAACCAGAAAGGACGGACTATGCTGACCCTGCTCCGTAATATAGGGCATGCGGTGGAAGGTCAGCAGTGCGAGCCGGCAATCATCCGGGAAAGTCTTTTCCGTTTCACCGATTTCGGGCGGCTAACAGAATAA
- a CDS encoding proline dehydrogenase family protein: MKINITGLPSNMELNFNNTETAFKSKTNRDLKRALWLFRSLASPRLVRIATWMTNTALRLKVPVNWLIKPTIYRHFVGGETLEECAGTVARHKEFNVCSILDYSVEGSHDEKSMQETLLETLKSIRNAAGETGIPFAVFKPTAFAVPELFNNAEPGRPLEGQMENEYYRFRSRVNVLCNEAFKLDVPLMIDAEDSWYQHLVDDTTEEMMRRYNREKAIVFNTLQMYRHDRIQFLKDSIANAREGNYFLGVKLVRGAYMEKERERAKAKGYPSPIHPDKAATDAAFDEAIRISLDNSDIVSVFCGSHNETSNLLMAQEILKRELPVNDNRFWFAQLYGMSDHISFNLANSGFNVAKYVPYGPVKNVMPYLFRRAEENTSIAGQTSRELRLLKTEIGRRNSTR, encoded by the coding sequence TTGAAAATCAATATTACGGGGCTGCCATCAAATATGGAATTAAACTTTAACAACACTGAAACAGCTTTTAAAAGCAAGACAAACAGGGACCTCAAGCGTGCCCTTTGGCTCTTCAGGTCGCTGGCCAGCCCCCGGCTGGTCAGAATCGCCACCTGGATGACCAACACGGCTCTCAGGCTGAAGGTCCCTGTAAACTGGCTGATCAAACCGACCATCTACCGTCATTTTGTGGGCGGGGAAACCCTTGAAGAATGTGCAGGAACGGTCGCCCGGCATAAAGAATTTAACGTCTGCTCTATATTGGACTATTCCGTTGAAGGCAGCCACGATGAAAAAAGCATGCAGGAAACCCTGCTCGAAACCCTTAAATCAATCAGAAACGCCGCCGGAGAAACGGGCATCCCCTTCGCTGTTTTCAAACCAACCGCATTCGCCGTTCCTGAATTGTTCAACAATGCAGAACCCGGCCGCCCTCTTGAGGGACAAATGGAAAATGAATACTACCGCTTCCGTTCAAGGGTAAACGTGCTGTGCAACGAAGCCTTTAAACTTGACGTTCCGCTGATGATTGATGCGGAAGACAGCTGGTATCAGCACCTGGTTGACGATACAACCGAGGAAATGATGCGTCGTTATAACCGGGAGAAGGCGATTGTTTTCAACACCCTGCAGATGTACCGCCATGACCGGATACAGTTTTTAAAGGACAGCATTGCCAACGCAAGGGAGGGTAATTATTTTCTCGGGGTAAAACTGGTCAGGGGGGCCTATATGGAGAAGGAACGCGAAAGGGCAAAAGCAAAAGGTTACCCCTCTCCTATACACCCTGACAAAGCCGCCACCGATGCCGCATTCGACGAAGCTATCAGAATCTCACTCGACAACAGCGATATCGTCAGCGTGTTCTGTGGCTCGCACAACGAAACCAGCAACCTGCTGATGGCTCAGGAAATCCTTAAAAGGGAGCTCCCCGTGAACGACAACCGTTTCTGGTTTGCTCAGCTCTATGGCATGAGTGACCACATCAGTTTCAACCTGGCAAACAGCGGATTCAATGTGGCAAAATATGTTCCTTATGGCCCTGTGAAAAATGTAATGCCATACCTTTTCAGGAGGGCCGAAGAAAATACCAGCATCGCCGGACAAACCAGCCGGGAGCTGAGGCTGTTGAAAACTGAAATCGGGCGAAGGAATTCAACCCGGTAA
- a CDS encoding lactate utilization protein — protein MNDYQEWHNEVVADRVIGNLKRNQFEAIYFSKSAEASDFICNRIKQGMKVAFGGSMTIRTLGMREKASALGAILIDHSKPGLSESERLEEMRRELTADIFLCSTNALTLKGELVNVDGYGNRVAAMIFGPGQVLVVAGINKIVRDEQAAFERLRSTAGPMNMKRLGRNTPCASDGICHNCSSEERGCRAYTIIRKQPAQTPTTVIIIGENLGM, from the coding sequence ATGAATGATTATCAGGAATGGCACAATGAAGTCGTTGCGGACAGGGTGATCGGGAACCTGAAAAGAAACCAGTTTGAGGCCATTTATTTCAGTAAATCAGCTGAAGCATCAGACTTTATCTGCAACCGGATAAAGCAAGGGATGAAAGTGGCTTTTGGCGGTTCAATGACAATTAGAACACTTGGGATGCGCGAGAAAGCCTCAGCACTGGGGGCTATACTGATTGACCATAGCAAACCAGGCCTCAGTGAATCAGAAAGACTGGAAGAAATGCGCAGGGAACTGACGGCAGATATCTTTCTGTGCAGCACCAATGCACTTACCCTGAAAGGAGAACTGGTTAATGTTGACGGTTATGGTAACCGCGTGGCTGCCATGATCTTCGGGCCCGGGCAGGTATTGGTAGTGGCCGGAATCAATAAAATTGTCAGGGACGAGCAGGCTGCATTTGAACGGCTTAGGAGCACTGCAGGGCCCATGAATATGAAACGGCTTGGAAGAAACACTCCCTGCGCTTCCGATGGCATCTGCCATAACTGCAGTTCAGAGGAACGGGGTTGCAGGGCATACACCATCATCCGGAAACAACCGGCACAAACCCCAACCACGGTAATCATCATCGGAGAAAACCTGGGTATGTAA
- the purB gene encoding adenylosuccinate lyase, producing MELTPLNAISPVDGRYRKQVEVLAYFFSEAALINYRVFVEVEYFIALCELPLPQLNGVTKSDFEKLRALCRDFTFQDAAEVKEIESITNHDVKAVEYYLKKKFDKMGLGKYKEFLHFGLTSQDINNTAGPYALKLAIDEVILPAYEDLATKLAQKAKLWKNVPMLARTHGQPATPTTVGKELYVFTDRLKQQIKLLKAVPFSVKFGGATGGLNAHYAAYPETDWVSFAENFTRHHLGMERQKVTTQIEHYDNMAALFDAIKRINIILTDLCRDIWAYVSMDYFRQKIKAGEVGSSAMPHKVNPIDFENAEGNLGVANALLEHLSSKLPVSRLQRDLTDSTVTRNIGVPVSHTIIAVKSIAKGLGKLLLNEDKITADLECNWAVVSEAIQTILRREGYPKPYEALKELTRTNTRVTHELIIEFIDGLHVSDKVKKELKAISPQTYLGKFTI from the coding sequence ATGGAATTAACACCTTTAAATGCGATATCGCCCGTTGACGGACGTTACAGGAAACAGGTTGAAGTGCTGGCCTATTTCTTTTCAGAAGCAGCGCTGATTAACTATCGCGTATTTGTTGAGGTTGAATACTTTATCGCCCTCTGCGAACTGCCCCTGCCCCAACTGAACGGCGTTACCAAAAGCGATTTTGAAAAACTCAGGGCACTCTGCCGCGATTTCACTTTTCAGGATGCTGCAGAAGTAAAGGAAATCGAAAGCATTACCAACCACGATGTGAAAGCTGTGGAGTATTACCTGAAAAAGAAATTTGACAAAATGGGACTGGGCAAATACAAGGAATTCCTGCATTTCGGCCTTACCTCCCAGGACATTAACAACACCGCCGGCCCTTACGCCCTCAAACTGGCTATCGATGAGGTAATCCTGCCCGCTTATGAAGACCTGGCTACCAAACTCGCCCAGAAAGCAAAACTCTGGAAGAATGTACCCATGCTTGCCCGCACCCACGGCCAGCCCGCCACCCCGACCACGGTCGGAAAAGAATTGTATGTATTCACCGACAGGCTGAAACAACAGATTAAACTACTGAAAGCAGTACCTTTCAGCGTGAAGTTCGGAGGCGCTACCGGCGGGCTGAATGCCCATTATGCAGCCTACCCTGAAACCGACTGGGTATCATTTGCCGAGAACTTTACCAGGCATCATCTGGGTATGGAAAGGCAGAAAGTAACCACTCAGATTGAGCATTACGACAACATGGCCGCCCTGTTCGATGCCATAAAACGCATCAACATCATACTGACCGACCTCTGCAGGGACATCTGGGCCTATGTATCCATGGACTACTTCAGGCAGAAGATCAAAGCCGGGGAAGTCGGCTCATCAGCCATGCCGCACAAGGTCAACCCCATCGACTTCGAAAATGCAGAAGGAAATCTTGGTGTCGCCAACGCGCTGCTTGAGCACCTCTCATCGAAACTGCCGGTTTCAAGGTTGCAGCGCGACCTCACAGATTCCACCGTAACCCGCAATATCGGTGTTCCGGTTTCCCATACCATTATTGCAGTAAAATCTATTGCCAAAGGCCTGGGTAAGCTGCTGCTCAACGAAGATAAAATTACAGCTGACCTTGAATGTAACTGGGCGGTGGTTTCCGAAGCCATACAGACCATTCTCCGGCGCGAAGGCTACCCAAAACCTTACGAAGCCCTGAAAGAACTCACCCGAACCAACACCCGTGTAACCCACGAACTGATCATTGAATTTATCGACGGACTGCATGTGAGCGATAAAGTTAAGAAAGAGCTGAAAGCCATCAGTCCGCAGACTTACCTCGGCAAATTCACAATTTAG
- a CDS encoding beta strand repeat-containing protein has translation MKSLFKKFVFLSGAVLVSFALIPVKANSQIVSAPGGGVWSVPSTWLGGIVPAASDDVIIESTVSVNGNSCNNIQVNLGGILQNHSSNNYTLNVYGNLTNTGIISNYAGYGLSLKVYGNLANEGTMSNTTLDFSGSGNQQISSGQPLSLSNFLKSTQTGRVVATSDLSFTGTNINFLNDTLEFTGTSQLLIDAGNLSNAVIYKSSLPALKISADNGTYASNLTLYSLQTEFYGSLIINGNSNYFRNNFINYGTLSNYPNNAYTLFVDGNFANNGSLLNNVFSFILNINGNVVNNAYWANYRTILSGTVNQELSMTQTFSGAELIRINGSGRIQATSALDFEGTEIQLNGDTLEFTTGTSVTLNGGSILSGVVYKSSMPALAMNNDNGTYFSSLMVDAPQLQLAGSLVIYGSGVSLKSDVINNGTLLNYNNNSYTLQVPGNFTNNGTVTDNVFGFYINISGNLENNGVWDNYGTILNGNSNQLISMTQPFAGQAFTRAAGAGRLIAATDLAFNNTVITLNNDTLQFTTGAGITLSGGCINPGILYKTALPALRITANEGTYLQNLIIDAPETEFYGTITVYGSSHNFKTSIINNGTLQNYPDNSYALFIDGSVTNNGTIHNNVYDLYLYISGNLINNGVWTNRSTVMNGAVNQSVSMSQPFGGYYFERVSANGRLQATSNLSFTNTIITLNSDTLEFTSGNSITMNGGCLNPGTLYKATAPALKITAGSGNFIYNQIIDAPQTELYGVLLIFGNNHNFKNSVINYGTLQNRPINSYLLTINGNLTNNGTIQNNVYDFYLSISGNLINNGSWKNLSTILTGTSVHLFAFSKVFEGVALINDNEAGDIVAATDLTFDGTDIDLNGCLVTLPEGGYLSVLNGYLLDASVSGTDLHFKSLGAYCQNTVFLSDVTLHGVFQAGIGVAFSGSIVNEGMIKNRGLNSYTIQVQGDIHNNGIIMNNIYSFTITVFGDLYNNGTWANTLTTLDGTTDQNIMLINGAPIAGTVRLDANFSGSGLAWWGPPGNLTGNPGFSGANTQVLTFLNPISDALTGQYYCMNNEAVQSRNIYISSQIIPVKTLHLTLMLEGLFNSASGLMNPVLDANGNAIWDVTISDQITVDFHDGDNYEDVIVSAPEVLLFADGNATVTIPAAYDGNYYLAVRHRNSIETVSASPVSFSESIVSYNYTNSAGQAYGANQKDLNGDGSKWGFFSGDVTQDGYIEFVDVISIYNKNVESDSGISLEDIDGNGYVEFLDYIIAYNNSVNSAGIISPSD, from the coding sequence ATGAAAAGTCTTTTCAAAAAATTTGTTTTTCTCTCGGGTGCAGTCCTTGTATCCTTTGCACTTATACCTGTAAAAGCAAATTCTCAGATTGTTTCAGCTCCCGGCGGGGGGGTGTGGAGTGTTCCTTCCACCTGGCTGGGAGGAATTGTTCCGGCAGCCTCCGACGATGTTATCATTGAATCCACGGTGAGTGTGAACGGAAATTCATGTAACAATATTCAGGTTAATCTCGGTGGTATTTTGCAGAATCATTCAAGTAATAATTATACACTCAATGTTTACGGTAACCTCACAAACACCGGAATTATTTCAAACTATGCCGGATATGGGCTTTCGCTGAAAGTTTATGGTAATCTGGCCAATGAAGGGACCATGTCAAATACCACTCTTGACTTCAGCGGGTCGGGAAATCAACAGATATCTTCCGGACAACCCTTATCCCTTTCCAATTTTTTGAAAAGTACACAAACCGGAAGGGTTGTTGCCACCTCTGATCTGAGTTTTACCGGGACCAATATTAATTTTTTAAATGACACCCTCGAATTTACGGGAACCAGCCAACTGCTGATTGATGCCGGAAATCTTTCAAATGCCGTAATCTATAAATCGTCGTTGCCCGCATTGAAAATTTCGGCGGACAACGGAACCTATGCTTCAAATCTTACACTTTACTCTCTTCAGACTGAATTTTATGGTTCCCTTATAATCAATGGCAACAGCAATTATTTCAGGAATAATTTTATCAATTACGGTACACTGAGTAATTACCCTAACAATGCCTATACACTTTTCGTGGACGGAAATTTTGCGAACAACGGAAGTTTACTGAATAATGTTTTCTCCTTCATTCTGAATATTAACGGGAATGTTGTCAACAATGCCTATTGGGCAAATTACCGCACCATCCTGTCAGGAACAGTCAACCAGGAATTATCAATGACTCAGACTTTTTCAGGGGCCGAATTAATAAGGATTAATGGTTCAGGCCGGATTCAGGCAACCTCAGCACTTGATTTCGAAGGTACCGAAATCCAGTTGAACGGAGATACGCTTGAGTTTACCACCGGCACTTCCGTCACGCTGAACGGAGGCAGTATACTGTCGGGTGTCGTTTATAAATCATCAATGCCTGCCCTGGCAATGAATAATGACAACGGAACATATTTTAGTAGTCTTATGGTTGATGCCCCTCAGCTGCAACTGGCCGGATCACTGGTTATATACGGAAGTGGTGTATCGCTGAAATCAGATGTTATCAACAATGGAACATTACTTAATTATAATAACAATTCATACACACTGCAGGTGCCGGGCAATTTCACCAACAATGGAACCGTAACCGACAATGTTTTTGGTTTTTATATTAATATCTCGGGTAACCTGGAGAATAACGGGGTGTGGGACAATTACGGAACAATTCTCAACGGCAATTCAAACCAACTGATATCGATGACCCAGCCATTTGCCGGTCAGGCCTTTACAAGAGCGGCAGGTGCAGGCAGATTGATCGCAGCGACCGATCTCGCCTTTAACAATACCGTTATTACGCTCAATAACGATACCTTGCAGTTTACGACTGGTGCCGGTATTACCTTGTCGGGAGGATGCATAAATCCCGGGATACTTTATAAAACAGCTTTACCTGCATTAAGAATTACGGCAAATGAAGGCACTTACCTTCAAAACCTTATAATTGATGCACCGGAAACTGAGTTTTATGGCACCATAACGGTTTATGGAAGTTCTCACAACTTTAAAACCAGCATTATCAATAACGGAACCCTGCAGAACTATCCGGACAATTCATATGCTTTGTTCATCGACGGGAGTGTAACCAACAACGGTACCATTCATAACAATGTTTACGATCTGTATCTGTATATTTCCGGTAATCTGATCAACAACGGGGTGTGGACAAACCGTTCAACCGTCATGAACGGTGCTGTCAATCAGTCGGTTTCCATGTCACAGCCATTCGGCGGATATTATTTCGAGAGAGTCAGTGCAAATGGAAGATTGCAGGCCACTTCGAACCTGAGTTTTACAAATACCATTATTACCCTGAACTCAGATACCCTGGAATTTACTTCAGGGAATTCCATTACCATGAACGGTGGCTGTCTTAACCCGGGCACCTTGTATAAAGCAACCGCACCTGCCCTGAAAATAACTGCCGGCAGTGGTAACTTCATTTATAACCAGATTATAGATGCCCCTCAGACAGAACTTTATGGTGTATTATTGATTTTTGGGAACAATCATAATTTCAAAAATAGTGTGATCAATTACGGAACCCTGCAGAACAGACCAATCAACTCGTACCTGTTGACTATTAATGGAAATCTTACCAACAACGGCACAATTCAGAACAATGTATACGACTTTTATCTGAGCATTTCAGGCAACTTGATTAATAACGGTAGCTGGAAAAACCTTTCAACTATTTTAACAGGAACATCAGTACATCTGTTTGCATTCTCAAAGGTATTTGAAGGTGTGGCACTTATCAACGACAATGAAGCCGGTGATATCGTTGCAGCCACCGATCTTACTTTTGACGGAACGGATATTGATCTGAACGGATGTCTGGTTACCTTGCCCGAAGGTGGTTATCTTTCTGTGCTGAATGGTTATCTTCTTGATGCATCTGTTTCAGGTACAGACCTGCATTTTAAGTCCTTAGGTGCATATTGTCAGAACACCGTTTTTCTGTCGGATGTGACTTTGCACGGGGTATTTCAGGCGGGTATTGGTGTTGCTTTTTCAGGGAGCATTGTGAATGAAGGAATGATAAAGAATAGGGGATTAAACTCTTATACAATTCAAGTGCAGGGTGATATCCACAACAACGGAATTATTATGAATAATATTTATTCATTTACCATCACTGTGTTTGGCGATTTATATAACAATGGTACCTGGGCTAATACCCTGACCACTCTGGATGGAACAACAGATCAGAATATTATGCTGATTAACGGGGCGCCAATTGCAGGGACAGTCAGGCTGGATGCCAATTTTTCTGGCTCGGGGCTGGCCTGGTGGGGGCCACCAGGCAATCTGACCGGTAATCCGGGTTTTTCCGGCGCCAATACTCAGGTGCTTACTTTCCTCAATCCCATTTCTGATGCCCTCACGGGGCAGTATTATTGTATGAATAATGAAGCTGTTCAGTCGCGGAATATCTACATCAGTTCGCAGATAATCCCGGTTAAAACTTTACATCTTACATTAATGCTTGAAGGGCTTTTTAATAGTGCAAGCGGATTAATGAACCCTGTGCTTGATGCAAATGGAAATGCTATCTGGGATGTAACAATTTCGGACCAGATCACGGTTGATTTTCATGATGGTGACAACTACGAAGATGTTATTGTGTCTGCACCGGAGGTTCTTTTGTTTGCAGATGGTAACGCTACCGTTACAATCCCTGCCGCGTACGACGGGAATTACTATCTGGCGGTCAGGCATCGCAATAGTATTGAAACTGTCAGCGCAAGTCCTGTTAGTTTCAGCGAAAGTATCGTTTCCTATAATTACACAAATTCGGCCGGACAAGCCTATGGCGCAAATCAGAAAGACCTTAACGGCGATGGCTCAAAATGGGGGTTCTTCTCCGGTGATGTCACACAGGATGGCTATATCGAATTTGTTGATGTAATCTCTATTTATAACAAGAATGTAGAAAGCGACTCAGGCATCTCGCTGGAAGATATTGACGGGAATGGATATGTCGAATTCCTGGACTACATTATCGCATACAACAACAGCGTCAACAGCGCAGGGATTATTTCGCCCTCCGATTAG
- a CDS encoding T9SS type A sorting domain-containing protein: protein MKSLLLIYKTILLAIMASTSLQAQWTQSALPVSNQSTDVLSYGGIWYVATSDNGIQRSQNFTDWYPSFTGIGTSDIRRIISSVEGANIVFYASTANGVYRSTMMGYSWTAVNNGLTSLNAGAIFSDGNILLANTEDGVFRSEDYGQNWSAVNVGASNQLVRCFLKNGPDLLAGLANTGNYLYRSTDDGLTWSPYGTGLYEVNLLAKLDDELFAASATLMYHSTDNGLTWSPAGSGLVPGMYITDMTAHGDYLYVATHAGGYVQHRDSSSFRLITSGMPQGGYMINTVGADNDNIVFGTLSNGLWYAGSGVVTGLNMPVQKPGRLFPDPASTVVTLNISSSSRGEFKVSVRNFCGQTVLSCGIFNSGTDGLTFDVSNLPPGAYFILVEGGGWRETHKLLICR, encoded by the coding sequence ATGAAATCACTTCTTCTCATTTATAAAACCATTTTGCTGGCAATAATGGCAAGTACTTCACTGCAGGCCCAGTGGACTCAGTCTGCCCTGCCGGTATCGAACCAGAGTACCGATGTGCTGTCATACGGCGGAATATGGTATGTAGCAACCTCCGACAATGGCATCCAGCGATCGCAAAACTTCACCGACTGGTACCCTTCATTCACCGGGATCGGCACCTCCGATATCCGAAGAATCATATCCTCGGTCGAAGGGGCCAATATCGTGTTTTATGCTTCCACTGCAAACGGTGTTTACCGTTCCACCATGATGGGTTACAGCTGGACAGCAGTCAACAATGGACTTACGAGCCTTAATGCAGGTGCAATTTTTTCGGATGGGAATATCCTGCTGGCTAACACGGAGGATGGTGTTTTCCGTTCCGAAGACTACGGACAGAACTGGTCAGCTGTCAATGTGGGAGCATCAAATCAGCTGGTCAGGTGTTTTCTGAAAAATGGCCCGGATTTATTGGCAGGGCTGGCAAATACGGGAAACTACCTTTACCGCTCTACCGATGACGGGCTTACCTGGTCGCCTTACGGAACAGGACTTTACGAAGTGAACCTTTTGGCAAAACTGGACGATGAGTTATTTGCGGCTTCAGCTACCCTGATGTACCACAGTACCGACAATGGCCTTACCTGGTCGCCGGCAGGCTCCGGGTTGGTCCCGGGCATGTATATTACTGATATGACAGCCCATGGCGACTATCTGTATGTGGCCACCCATGCAGGAGGTTATGTACAACACAGGGATAGCAGCAGTTTTAGACTGATTACTTCAGGAATGCCTCAGGGTGGCTATATGATCAATACAGTAGGTGCGGACAACGATAATATTGTCTTTGGAACCTTGTCCAATGGATTATGGTATGCCGGTTCGGGTGTGGTCACCGGCCTGAATATGCCGGTTCAGAAGCCGGGGCGCCTTTTTCCTGATCCTGCTTCAACAGTTGTAACGTTGAATATATCTTCAAGTAGCAGGGGTGAGTTTAAGGTTTCTGTCAGGAATTTTTGCGGTCAAACCGTGTTAAGTTGTGGAATTTTCAATTCCGGAACAGATGGGTTGACGTTTGATGTCAGCAATCTGCCGCCAGGTGCCTATTTCATTCTGGTTGAAGGGGGGGGTTGGCGGGAAACGCATAAGTTGCTGATCTGCAGGTAA